Proteins encoded by one window of Phenylobacterium soli:
- a CDS encoding site-2 protease family protein has product MTTAVPTTPADPPPPTSHAAHKPPNNLVGLALLAAFLACGYGLTRGVAPGILTFLFVMLGWGLSVMAHEFAHAIVAYMGGDHTVKAKGYLAFDPRRYGDLGTSFVLPLLFLALGGIGFPGGAVYVRTDLMRGPVWRAASALAGPFATLLVLLMLSTILRVWAEVGGDGAVYPALAFLAFLQGTALILNLMPIPGLDGFGVIRPFLPLAWEPGLRKVEGLVMIGFFLLIFLSPVAGQVLFGAGAGVTTALGVPFDAIRIGFDTFHFWR; this is encoded by the coding sequence TTGACCACCGCCGTCCCGACCACGCCGGCAGATCCCCCGCCGCCGACGTCCCACGCCGCCCACAAGCCGCCGAACAACCTGGTCGGCCTGGCGCTGCTGGCCGCCTTCCTGGCCTGCGGCTACGGCCTGACCCGCGGCGTCGCGCCGGGGATCCTGACCTTCCTGTTCGTGATGCTGGGCTGGGGCCTGTCGGTGATGGCCCACGAGTTCGCCCACGCCATCGTCGCCTACATGGGCGGCGACCACACGGTGAAGGCCAAGGGCTACCTCGCCTTCGACCCGCGCCGCTACGGCGACCTCGGCACCAGCTTCGTCCTGCCGCTGCTGTTCCTGGCGCTGGGCGGCATCGGCTTTCCCGGCGGAGCGGTCTATGTGCGCACCGACCTGATGCGCGGGCCGGTGTGGCGCGCCGCCTCGGCCCTGGCCGGACCGTTCGCCACCCTGCTGGTCCTGCTGATGCTGAGCACCATCCTGCGGGTCTGGGCCGAGGTGGGCGGCGACGGGGCGGTCTATCCGGCCCTGGCGTTCCTCGCCTTCCTGCAAGGCACGGCGCTGATCCTCAACCTAATGCCGATCCCCGGGCTCGACGGCTTCGGCGTCATCCGGCCGTTCCTGCCGCTCGCCTGGGAGCCTGGCCTGCGCAAGGTGGAGGGGCTGGTGATGATCGGCTTCTTCCTGCTGATCTTCCTCTCGCCCGTGGCCGGCCAGGTGCTGTTCGGCGCGGGCGCCGGGGTGACGACCGCGCTCGGCGTGCCGTTCGACGCCATCCGCATCGGCTTCGACACCT